The genomic DNA GCCGAGTGATTACGATGCGGCTAAGATGGGGTCTGCGCAGGGCCCGGGCCGGTTGTAAATATGCTGCGGTGTGATTCGATATGATATTGGATTTATGTTCATGTTCATGCTCGATTTTGTTTAAATATACCCTATTTTGGTTATTATATGTCTTTGGGCACTGTTTTATTGCGCTCTCCACACTGTCTAGTTTTACAAGGTGGCTGATGTGGATGGAAACGTCTTGTTTATACCCAGAAATAACTACTGTATTCATATGTAATTCAGTAGTCCTGCAATGAACCCTATCGACAATAATTGACCACGAAAATAGACAAGAATGTAAGTAACCTATGGACGCCAAACATACCCAACTGTGCAAACCACCATTATAAATACCTAGATGTCAAATGCTGGTATGAGGGGACTCATTCCAATGCCCATATAATATTATACGCATCAAAACAGTCTACGAGGCATTGAAGCCCTCTGTGTTGACCTCAAGGTGCGGATCAAGAACCCGAAGCATGAGATCGTTCTTCTCGGTAGTTCGAAGTGAAATCAATTCCCTCCTTCGACTGAGCCTTGTTTCTCTGCTCcttgtctttcttttctcgctGCGCCTTCTCTTCCCACTGGCTCTCCTCTGTCGCAATCATCGAGTGGAATTTTCCACCCTGGCCCCGGGCGAGATAAATAGGCTTCTCTTTGCGGTCTGCGACGGCTTCCGTTACAAGGACGAATTTCACGCTAGAGCCCGGTGCTTCAAACATGGCGTCACTGAGGATCGTTTCCATTTCTGTGCGGAGAGCACGCGCACCGGTTCCCATTTGGAAGGCGTTGGCGGCGACCTTGTGCAGAGCCAGAGTGGTGAAGCGCAGTTCGATGCCGGATAGTGAGAAAAGGGTGGTGTATTGTGCCAACAGCGAGTTGCGGGGTTCAGTAAGGATGCGGACGAGGAGGGCTTGTGTTAGGGTGGCGAGGGCCGCTGTGACAGGAACACGACCTACTAATTCGGGAATGAAGCCGTAGTTCTGTAGGTCGGTAGGGGTGACAAGGTCCAGTGCGTTAAAATAACTTGGCTCACTATTCGGGGATGCGATTGAAGGTGGCGTGAAGAACGGAAGATGTTTCTTGTATAAgtcttcctcttctgaaCCTGGCAGGATGGGAATGGGCTGGTTATTCCCTGCACCAGCTTCCCCGGGCCGATCGCCCGTGCTGGTTGCTGATCGAACGGGTTGCCCGAAACCAATCGAGCCGCGTGATATCCGATCCATGATCACCTTGTGAAGACCGACGAAGGCACCGGAGAATACAAACAAAATGTTATCTGTGCGCACATTGTAGACCTCTCCCTTCGCTGGCTGGCCGCCCGTATTCGGAGGATTCCCCAGTGGACTGTTGGATGGATAGGTGTTTGGTGTGCCACCAGTACGAGGAGAATTGCGTTCTTGTTTCGCTTGGACCTGTACTGTTGTGCCCTCGATGATCTTCAAAAGGGCCTGCTGCGCGCCCTCCCCACTGACATCCTTGCCGTGGCTGACCTTGGCTGCTGCAAGCTTGTCCACTTCATCTAGTACAATAATACCGCGTTCCGCTTGCTCGACATTATAGTTCGATGCCGCTAATAGCCTGTGAACACATGCCTCGGCGTCCTCTCCGATATAACCGGCTTGGGTGATCGACGTGCAGTCGGAGATGCTAAACGGGACTGAAAGCACTCTAGCCAGTGTCTTTGCCATCAATGTCTTTCCCACCCCCGACGGCCCCATGAGAAGGATGTTGGATTTCTCGAGTTGTAGCGGTGCTGTATCGACAAGTTCGGGTAGGTCCGATGGGGAAGGCGATTGATTTCGGTTTGTGGACACGCGAACGGCCCTATTGTGACCCGGAAATTCATCTGATCAAAGAGCCAGATATTAGCCCATGTCCTGTTAATCTCAATCTCACCCAGGAAAACACACCCTCTGCCGGGTGGCCCTCAAGAGCTTCTCTCCGCTCACGTTTAGcatgttcctcttcagcttCCTCCTCACGTCGTTGCAACTCTTGCACACGCTGGTAGTGATTATATACGGCAACACTGAGGATCTTCTTCGCACGATCCTGTCCGACAACGAACTGGTCGAGATACTGCTTCAGTACTCGCGGCGTGATTCGGGGAGCTCCGAAAGCCGGAGTCGCGCCCAGAGGGCCAGCTGTCGGAAGCCCGGGCTCGTAGCTGGTAGACCATGATTGGTTTGTGAAATCCGACCGATTAAACTGCGACAATCTGGGAAACGACGTAGAACAGCTGGTAAAATCCCGTCGAGCTGCACTGTATACTGCAGGCCGATAGCGAAGGACGCTATCGCAGCGCACCTTGAGGGAGTGCGAGGAGGCACTGGTTCGTAGGGGCAGCCGCAGCATGGCCGGGCGCCTGATTATCGATATagtagaaaagaaaaagagatcaAAAAAAGGTCGAGATCAAAGGAACGTGGTGAGAGCAGGAATGAAGTCAGAGTAGCGGCTTCGATTGTTGTCATCTGATGAGATAAGATGGGACAGCTTTCCCCGCAGCACGTGACATCTTATCACGAgatcttctcctcatcctccttccACTCAAGTATGTAGATGTAGATGATAGCATCGAAGACGGCGATTGTGAGTTTCTATCCTTGTCCATTATGATTATGGCCCTTCTGTCAGATGCAGTAGTCCGGAGTCATTGACATTTTCCCTCTCCGGCGTTGATCTGGCCTCAGGAGTGAAGGCATCATGTCTAGACAGGCTGTGCAGTGAGTATTGAATTGAATCGAGGGCACAGCATCCCCTCTGTCTGTTCTCCAGAGCTGAGGGGACTGTATTTGTTTATTGTTTGTTTGGTGGCCGTTACTTGTGCCGCTCTTGTTGCTTCAAGACATCGGAGACCAGCAATATATATTTACGCACGGAGTGCCGAGCAATATTACGGCCTTTGCGTCCGCTACGATGCGGGACTACTACAGATAAATGGCGCATTGATTATCTCCCTCGACTATAAGGAAAGGTGATAATTCGTCGTCTCTGTTCACAGTACGATGTGCAAACCATGAGTCGGCATCTGAGGATACTTCTGTTGGTCCCAACAATGCGACATTTTCGATATTGCGATCTTCCTGCGGTACCCGGCTGTAGCTCGCAGCATAAGTACATACTTGTGAGGAGTCGATGCAAAGCAAGCGTATTTCGTACATGAATGCATCCTGAGCGGAGACCCCGCGGCCGTAAGGATGACCAAATGAAACTGAAGCAGACCCGCCAATTGTTTGCTGAATAGAGAAGGTGGGCAAAACGGGGAGAATGGTCAATGTCCGGCAATGTCTCGGAGAAATAATAATAGACATGCATTGCATGATGGTTTTGGCATTTCTCATTTCAAATCATGCACTATGGATCGTATGATTTTGGTATTGATATTGGTACTGACAGTCAATTCGACATGATTGAGGTTTCACTACCCTTCTGACACGAGGAGTGTGAACTAGGCCGGTATTCAATCCTCATGGCCTGAGACTATAGCTCAGCGGTCCGGGAATAGTCCGACAACTATACACAGTAGACACACTGAATGGCTGTCACACATGCCGAGGTGCTCAAGGCATGGCAGAGGGCGCATGACAGCGTAGCCCTTGCAACTATACGAGATACCCAGGCAACCTGATATAACACACAGACATACCAGGGGGTAACCTAAACTATTATGGTGACTTGCAGTATTACATCTCACAAGCACCGCCGCCAGCTATTCATTTGTTTGCTTTGAACACGGGCTGCTGCTCCATGGTCTGCGAGATAAAGCTGCGCAGGGCTGCCCATCTGTTCGAGGTTCCATTTGCCTCTGCAGCCGTACTACTGGTTCcttctgttgttgctggcgctggcgctTCCTGGCTAGTGTCCATGGCCGTCATCTGCGCCATGTTTCTGGCAAACCGATCGCGTTCCAATTTCTCCAGCTTCTGTCTGCGCTTCTCGGCCCCTGGCTTGTGCTTCAAGGTCTTCTGCTTGATGATGTTGACTTGATTATTGGgatcctgctgctgctcttcgGTATCTGCGTCGGGGAGCGCGTCCGCTAGAGAATCCAAAGTCGCAAGTTTCTTCGATGCGCGTCGCTTTTTGGGGGCTTTCTTCGAACTCTTCTCGATCTTGGAGATGAAACTGGAATGCTTGATGGTGCGCTTGTCTTTCTTCGAGGTGCGAAAGTCGTCGCTAAAGAGACCATCGTTGGACTTGGTTGAGGGAACGGCGCCTCGACCACTGGCCTTCTTCATTATACTAGGCGCCTTTTGATGCGACAATTAGCAACTTCATCAATGCCGGGCCACCATCACGGCGAAACTTACCATGTTATGCGTACCAGCCACCTTCCGATTCAGACAGACTTTGAAAGATACGGACCAGAGTGAACCGACAGATTTCGCAGCTGGTCCCGAACGAGTAATTTTAGCGAAGCCTTCCCACTTACCGGAAACGTTATGACCCAGAATTCTGCCACTCCTAGTGGCCAGACTAGGCCCGAAACAGACTAGTGGCCGTCCACTCGTGGAGCCTCTTACCTCACCGCCCGCATCCGGCCGTTTTCGTCATATTTTCGTTGGTTGGAGAAGAACGGTTAACAGTGGAGGGGAGAGCATGAGGGAATGAGGAAATGAGCCAACAACGGGGAGTCGCCCGCCGGGATTGACGTTATCTGCATCATCGGTGTCTGGTTTAGCTTTGATTACTGTGGTTCCGGCTAACCTGTGAGGACTCCGGTGTATCTTGAGAATAACTACAGGCCCACATTCACGGGTATCAAACCCGCTACCAGCACTCTTGTTACATCATTGAGCCACTTGGAGAGGCCCTTTATCCCTCAATTCCATTACAGGACTCTCCCTCAGCTACTCCGAGTAGGAACATTGTCGCCCTTCTCATTTGTCAGAGTGGATGCGGTGCGCAATTAACCGGACAGCCATTCCTCTGTCGTGTGCCACCTTGAGCGCTGGCGGCGTTATTTTTCAACTGCCTCGGTCCCCCGTCTTTTCGTCCTCTCCACGTTCCCTAACCTCTGCATCTCTCTCTCCGAGAAGTACTCGATCGTCCTCCCAAACTCTCCCGTTACGATTTTCGCCGAAGCCAATCCTTCTGGGCCCGTTTAAATTACTTCGCCCTGTCGCTCCGGCTCCATTCTCTTCCTCCAACAACTCGTCCTTATCTCTTGATTCTGCATATACGTCGACCTTCAATATGAGTTCTGTTTCCCACTACCTGCGCAAGCACAAGGTGACCGTGGTCGGTTCTGGTAACTGGTATGCATGCAACTGAGAATGGGTCAGCACAGAGAgaataagaaaaaaaaattaactGTTGCAGGGGCTGTGCCATCGCCAAGATCGTCGCCGAAAACACTGCTAGCAACCCCTCGCTGTTTGAGCAGGATGTCCAGATGTGGGTGTTCGAGGAGAAGGTCGAGGTCCCCAAGGACTCTCGTCACTACGACCCTTCGTCGCCGTTGTGCCAGGGTCAGCAGAACTTGACCGATGTGATCAATCAGACCCACGAGAACATCAAGTATCTCCCTGGTGTCACTCTGCCGTCCAACCTGAAGGCCAACCCCTCGATTGTGGATGCAGTCAAGGACAGCACTATCCTGGTCTTCAACCTTCCTCACCAGTTCATCGTCAGGACCTGCGAGCAGATCAAGGGCAAGATTCTGCCCTACGCCCGTGGTATCTCGTGTATCAAGGGTGTTGACGTGAACGAGGAAGGTGCTCACCTCTTCTCCGAGACCATTGGCAACACCCTGGGCATCTACTGCGGTGCTCTTTCCGGTGCCAACATTGCCAACGAGGTTGCTCGTGAGAAGTGGTCCGAGTCGACCATTGGATACGATACCCCGCATCTGGACTCCAAGGCTCCCGCGCCCTCTGAGTCGTCCACCGCGGACGTTGTGCACTTTGAGCACAAGGACGTCTCCGGTCAATACTCCAAGATCAAGCTCCAGCCCTTGCCCAACGAGTTCCCCCCCGTTGACCACGAGACTCTCAAGACTCTCTTCCACCGTCCCTACTTCCACATCCGTGTGAACAGCGATGTTGCCGGTGTTTCTCTCGCAGGTGCTCTGAAGAACATCGTCGCTCTTGCTGCAGGATGGGTTGACGGTCTGGGCTGGGGTGACAACGCCAAGGCCGCCATCATGCGCGTTGGTCTTCTGGAGATGGTCAAGTTCGGTGAGCGGTTCTTCGGAGCCACCATCGACAACCGGACGTTCACCGATGAGAGCGCGGGTGTTGCCGATCTCATCACCAGCTGCAGCTCTGGCCGTAACTTCCGTTGTGCCAAGCTCAGCGTGCAGAGGAAGCAGCACATCAGCGAGATCGAGAAGACTGAGCTCAACGGCCAGTCGCTCCAGGGAACCCTGACTGCCATTGAGGTCAACCATTTCCTCAAGAAGCAGGGCGCGGAGTCTGACTTCCCCTTGTTCACAGCCTGCTACCGTAAGTCACCTAAGTCCCCCTTTACAAAATACGACAATTGCTAACTCCTCATAGACATCCTCCAGGGTACTATGCAGCCGGAGGTTATTCCTTCGTACATTGAGCGGTAAATTGACATTCCAGCcgtttcctttcctttttttttttgtttttgcttttgttAATTCAGGCGACCTTTTTCTTCCGTTTTCGTTTTCTACAGCAAACCTCAAGCGGAATCACAAAAGCCGAACG from Aspergillus chevalieri M1 DNA, chromosome 1, nearly complete sequence includes the following:
- a CDS encoding putative ATP-dependent Clp protease (COG:O;~EggNog:ENOG410PFXS;~InterPro:IPR003959,IPR027417,IPR003593,IPR019489;~PFAM:PF10431,PF00004,PF07724,PF07728;~go_function: GO:0005524 - ATP binding [Evidence IEA];~go_function: GO:0016887 - ATPase activity [Evidence IEA]) — encoded protein: MLRLPLRTSASSHSLKVRCDSVLRYRPAVYSAARRDFTSCSTSFPRLSQFNRSDFTNQSWSTSYEPGLPTAGPLGATPAFGAPRITPRVLKQYLDQFVVGQDRAKKILSVAVYNHYQRVQELQRREEEAEEEHAKRERREALEGHPAEDEFPGHNRAVRVSTNRNQSPSPSDLPELVDTAPLQLEKSNILLMGPSGVGKTLMAKTLARVLSVPFSISDCTSITQAGYIGEDAEACVHRLLAASNYNVEQAERGIIVLDEVDKLAAAKVSHGKDVSGEGAQQALLKIIEGTTVQVQAKQERNSPRTGGTPNTYPSNSPLGNPPNTGGQPAKGEVYNVRTDNILFVFSGAFVGLHKVIMDRISRGSIGFGQPVRSATSTGDRPGEAGAGNNQPIPILPGSEEEDLYKKHLPFFTPPSIASPNSEPSYFNALDLVTPTDLQNYGFIPELVGRVPVTAALATLTQALLVRILTEPRNSLLAQYTTLFSLSGIELRFTTLALHKVAANAFQMGTGARALRTEMETILSDAMFEAPGSSVKFVLVTEAVADRKEKPIYLARGQGGKFHSMIATEESQWEEKAQREKKDKEQRNKAQSKEGIDFTSNYREERSHASGS
- a CDS encoding FAM207/SLX9 family protein (COG:S;~EggNog:ENOG410PRBD;~InterPro:IPR028160;~PFAM:PF15341;~go_component: GO:0005730 - nucleolus [Evidence IEA];~go_component: GO:0030686 - 90S preribosome [Evidence IEA];~go_component: GO:0030688 - preribosome, small subunit precursor [Evidence IEA];~go_process: GO:0000462 - maturation of SSU-rRNA from tricistronic rRNA transcript (SSU-rRNA, 5.8S rRNA, LSU-rRNA) [Evidence IEA]), translated to MAPSIMKKASGRGAVPSTKSNDGLFSDDFRTSKKDKRTIKHSSFISKIEKSSKKAPKKRRASKKLATLDSLADALPDADTEEQQQDPNNQVNIIKQKTLKHKPGAEKRRQKLEKLERDRFARNMAQMTAMDTSQEAPAPATTEGTSSTAAEANGTSNRWAALRSFISQTMEQQPVFKANK
- the GPD1_1 gene encoding glycerol-3-phosphate dehydrogenase family protein (COG:C;~EggNog:ENOG410PHMP;~InterPro:IPR006109,IPR006168,IPR017751,IPR036291, IPR011128,IPR008927,IPR013328;~PFAM:PF01210,PF07479;~go_component: GO:0009331 - glycerol-3-phosphate dehydrogenase complex [Evidence IEA];~go_function: GO:0004367 - glycerol-3-phosphate dehydrogenase [NAD+] activity [Evidence IEA];~go_function: GO:0016491 - oxidoreductase activity [Evidence IEA];~go_function: GO:0016616 - oxidoreductase activity, acting on the CH-OH group of donors, NAD or NADP as acceptor [Evidence IEA];~go_function: GO:0042803 - protein homodimerization activity [Evidence IEA];~go_function: GO:0051287 - NAD binding [Evidence IEA];~go_process: GO:0005975 - carbohydrate metabolic process [Evidence IEA];~go_process: GO:0006072 - glycerol-3-phosphate metabolic process [Evidence IEA];~go_process: GO:0046168 - glycerol-3-phosphate catabolic process [Evidence IEA];~go_process: GO:0055114 - oxidation-reduction process [Evidence IEA]); the encoded protein is MRCAINRTAIPLSCATLSAGGVIFQLPRSPVFSSSPRSLTSASLSPRSTRSSSQTLPLRFSPKPILLGPFKLLRPVAPAPFSSSNNSSLSLDSAYTSTFNMSSVSHYLRKHKVTVVGSGNWGCAIAKIVAENTASNPSLFEQDVQMWVFEEKVEVPKDSRHYDPSSPLCQGQQNLTDVINQTHENIKYLPGVTLPSNLKANPSIVDAVKDSTILVFNLPHQFIVRTCEQIKGKILPYARGISCIKGVDVNEEGAHLFSETIGNTLGIYCGALSGANIANEVAREKWSESTIGYDTPHLDSKAPAPSESSTADVVHFEHKDVSGQYSKIKLQPLPNEFPPVDHETLKTLFHRPYFHIRVNSDVAGVSLAGALKNIVALAAGWVDGLGWGDNAKAAIMRVGLLEMVKFGERFFGATIDNRTFTDESAGVADLITSCSSGRNFRCAKLSVQRKQHISEIEKTELNGQSLQGTLTAIEVNHFLKKQGAESDFPLFTACYHILQGTMQPEVIPSYIER